A DNA window from Candidatus Acidiferrales bacterium contains the following coding sequences:
- the ndhC gene encoding NADH-quinone oxidoreductase subunit A produces the protein MLTSYIPIFLLLAVAATLGVVMANINRFFGPHLPSEEKLSTYESGMEPIRTARERFTVRFYLVAILFILFDVEIVFMYPWAVNFLSLGWFGFIEMLIFVVILLIGYYYVVKKGALQWQ, from the coding sequence ATGTTGACAAGTTATATCCCAATTTTTCTACTGCTGGCTGTTGCGGCGACACTCGGGGTGGTAATGGCAAACATAAACCGGTTTTTCGGCCCGCATCTTCCGAGTGAAGAGAAATTGTCGACATATGAAAGCGGAATGGAGCCGATTCGCACGGCGCGCGAACGCTTCACAGTCAGGTTCTACCTTGTCGCAATACTCTTCATCCTGTTTGACGTTGAAATTGTTTTTATGTACCCTTGGGCAGTGAACTTTTTATCGCTGGGATGGTTTGGATTTATAGAGATGTTGATTTTTGTCGTCATACTTCTGATCGGTTACTATTATGTGGTTAAGAAAGGCGCATTACAATGGCAATAA
- a CDS encoding NADH-quinone oxidoreductase subunit C codes for MKEEVESRLRSSLGDAIVSVDEFNEQVSIEIKRDRITDVCKILKEELGFNYLSDLCGADMLNYDDASARKAYLAIEHEHRPHQVPNEERFLVVYQLTSLKDKSGDSDLGKRLRLKVKVDGDNPVCPSITSVFKSANWYEREAFDMFGIEFEGHPDMRRMYMPEEYEYYPLRKDFPLMGVPGSIPLPRR; via the coding sequence ATGAAGGAAGAAGTAGAATCAAGGCTGCGCTCGTCACTCGGCGACGCGATCGTTTCCGTAGACGAATTTAACGAGCAGGTCTCGATTGAGATAAAACGTGACCGGATTACTGATGTCTGCAAAATCTTGAAAGAAGAACTCGGGTTCAACTACCTGTCGGATCTTTGCGGAGCAGACATGCTGAATTATGACGATGCATCGGCGAGAAAGGCTTACCTTGCAATCGAACATGAACATCGGCCGCACCAGGTTCCAAACGAGGAACGATTTCTCGTGGTTTATCAATTGACTTCTCTAAAGGACAAATCCGGGGATTCCGATCTCGGGAAAAGACTAAGGTTGAAAGTTAAAGTTGACGGTGATAATCCGGTTTGCCCGAGCATCACTTCTGTTTTCAAATCGGCAAACTGGTACGAACGTGAAGCGTTCGACATGTTTGGGATTGAGTTCGAAGGCCATCCCGATATGAGGAGGATGTATATGCCGGAGGAATATGAATATTATCCTCTCAGGAAAGATTTTCCTTTGATGGGCGTACCGGGATCGATTCCCCTTCCAAGGAGATAA
- a CDS encoding NADH-quinone oxidoreductase subunit B family protein, with protein MAINRSNGNEGFITTTVDALFSWSLKNSLWPMPLGISCCAIEMMAFAGPRFDVSRFGAEVFRFSPRQSDLLIVAGTVTYKMAKVVRKIYDQMPDPKWVISMGVCASSGGMYRSYSVVQGIDQFVPVDVYVAGCPPRPDSVLKALMEIQKKISRGNHPGQVGGKVSPEFDHEKILIE; from the coding sequence ATGGCAATAAATAGATCAAATGGGAATGAAGGGTTCATAACAACTACGGTAGATGCCTTGTTCAGCTGGTCTCTAAAAAATTCGTTATGGCCGATGCCGCTCGGCATTTCCTGCTGCGCGATAGAGATGATGGCGTTCGCAGGGCCGCGCTTCGATGTCAGTCGATTCGGCGCTGAAGTCTTTAGGTTTTCTCCACGGCAGAGCGATTTACTGATCGTTGCCGGGACCGTGACTTATAAGATGGCCAAAGTGGTTCGGAAAATCTACGATCAGATGCCGGATCCGAAATGGGTGATCTCAATGGGTGTGTGCGCATCGAGCGGTGGAATGTACAGATCGTATTCCGTGGTGCAGGGGATCGACCAGTTCGTACCTGTCGATGTTTATGTCGCCGGTTGTCCGCCAAGGCCGGACTCCGTGTTGAAAGCACTGATGGAAATTCAGAAGAAGATTTCCCGGGGGAACCATCCGGGACAAGTCGGTGGCAAGGTGTCACCCGAGTTTGACCACGAAAAAATTTTGATTGAATAA
- a CDS encoding EthD family reductase → MVKLVALFKKPPNANSFEEHYQNVHIPLIKVMPGIKKIELSKITGAPMSQSQFYRMAEMYFENQQALNASMMSSEGITAAKDLMSFAKDVVQMFFAEVED, encoded by the coding sequence ATGGTCAAATTAGTTGCACTTTTCAAAAAGCCACCTAATGCAAATTCTTTCGAGGAACACTACCAAAACGTACACATTCCGCTCATCAAGGTAATGCCGGGCATTAAGAAAATAGAACTGTCGAAGATTACAGGTGCACCGATGAGTCAATCTCAATTTTATCGGATGGCGGAAATGTATTTTGAAAACCAACAGGCTTTGAATGCATCCATGATGTCGTCGGAAGGAATCACCGCTGCGAAGGATTTGATGAGCTTCGCAAAGGATGTGGTACAAATGTTTTTTGCGGAGGTGGAAGATTAA